A window of the Spirochaetota bacterium genome harbors these coding sequences:
- a CDS encoding ABC transporter ATP-binding protein, translating to MERTHGHAIDVKSVSKHFGDVTAVDDISFSVKPRELFFLLGPSGCGKTTMLRMLAGLESPDKGAIFIENADVTSLPAHKRDTPMVFQSYALWPPMTVFDNVAFGLVERRVPKKDVAARVTRTLTQVGLSAMAKRRPGELSGGQQQRVVLARALVLNPSVMLLDEPLSNLDANLRVEMREEIMKLHRETAITFIDVTHDQA from the coding sequence ATGGAAAGAACACATGGACATGCCATCGATGTGAAATCGGTGAGCAAACATTTCGGTGATGTGACCGCCGTGGATGATATTTCATTCTCAGTGAAGCCGCGTGAGCTTTTTTTCCTGCTCGGTCCGTCCGGCTGCGGCAAGACCACTATGCTCCGCATGCTCGCCGGTCTCGAATCGCCCGACAAGGGCGCCATCTTCATCGAGAACGCCGATGTCACCTCGCTCCCGGCGCATAAGCGCGACACACCGATGGTCTTTCAGAGCTATGCGCTCTGGCCGCCCATGACCGTGTTCGACAATGTCGCCTTCGGTCTTGTCGAACGCCGTGTGCCGAAGAAGGATGTCGCCGCACGCGTTACGCGCACGCTCACGCAGGTGGGACTCAGCGCGATGGCGAAGCGCAGACCCGGCGAACTTTCCGGCGGTCAGCAGCAGCGCGTCGTGCTCGCTCGCGCGCTCGTATTGAACCCGTCGGTCATGCTCCTTGACGAACCGCTCTCGAACCTCGACGCCAATCTTCGTGTCGAGATGCGCGAGGAGATAATGAAGCTCCATCGGGAAACGGCCATCACTTTCATCGATGTAACGCACGATCAGGCGGA